A window of Metabacillus sp. B2-18 contains these coding sequences:
- a CDS encoding GGDEF domain-containing protein, producing the protein MSSDLSTFNELKRKVYLYVIPIILFTLFMSLFSWNSFNFFEKLAAVTYLLLFSCSFLFIYKNLYFRFIELTIFCLVSFFHLFLTYWTINIDIIQNHQDSISDSAIWTPLLFIYIFITFVGNLGMILAFILWTITTGILLIYSAEIPSLMVGSFINYQLAMFVYIIFLFFGRNLLEASARTGMLEKMAYKDMLTGIDNRRAVHHMFEKLDEEGKAYSILFFDIDHFKKVNDQYGHSVGDSVLIEITKVINSGLNKNEFFARWGGEEFIVITKNETIEKTLNLAKKLKLLVNQHQFKVVGKLTASFGIAESQPGQTAELVLEQADQALYSAKANGRNHIMVFGDQN; encoded by the coding sequence TTGTCTAGTGATCTATCAACATTTAACGAATTAAAACGCAAGGTATATCTATATGTTATACCGATTATATTATTTACTCTTTTTATGAGTTTATTTAGCTGGAATTCTTTTAATTTTTTTGAAAAACTCGCAGCTGTTACTTATCTGCTACTTTTCTCGTGTTCTTTCCTTTTTATTTATAAAAATCTATACTTTCGTTTTATTGAATTAACCATCTTTTGCTTAGTTTCCTTCTTTCATCTTTTTCTTACCTATTGGACAATTAATATTGACATTATCCAGAATCATCAGGATTCAATTAGTGATTCTGCAATATGGACACCACTTCTGTTTATTTATATTTTTATCACATTTGTTGGGAACCTGGGAATGATTCTTGCATTTATTTTATGGACAATAACTACAGGCATCCTTCTCATATATAGTGCAGAAATCCCAAGTTTAATGGTTGGTTCTTTTATAAATTACCAGTTAGCTATGTTCGTATATATTATCTTTCTTTTCTTTGGTAGAAATCTCCTTGAAGCTTCTGCTAGGACGGGTATGCTAGAAAAAATGGCTTACAAAGATATGCTGACCGGGATTGATAACCGTCGTGCAGTACATCACATGTTTGAAAAGCTTGATGAGGAAGGTAAGGCCTATTCCATTCTTTTTTTTGATATTGATCATTTTAAAAAAGTTAACGACCAATATGGTCATAGTGTAGGTGATTCAGTGTTGATAGAAATAACTAAGGTCATTAATAGCGGTCTAAACAAGAATGAATTTTTTGCTCGGTGGGGTGGGGAAGAATTCATTGTCATCACAAAAAATGAGACGATTGAAAAAACGTTAAATTTAGCCAAAAAGCTAAAACTCTTAGTTAACCAACATCAGTTTAAGGTAGTGGGGAAACTTACTGCAAGCTTTGGTATAGCCGAATCTCAACCGGGGCAAACAGCTGAATTAGTATTAGAACAGGCAGATCAGGCATTATATTCTGCGAAGGCTAATGGGCGAAATCATATTATGGTGTTCGGTGATCAAAACTAA
- a CDS encoding ring-cleaving dioxygenase, translating to MNQLKGIHHVTAITSSAEKNYEFFTYVLGMRLVKKTVNQDDIQTYHLFFADDVGSAGTDMTFFDFPGIPKGVHGTNEISKTSFRVPTDAALDYWVKRFDRLEVKHTGIKEQFGKKTLSFVDFDDQQYQLISDEQNKGVASGTPWQKGPIPLDYAITGLGPIFIVVNNVEQMKEVLERALGFKEVSQEGSFHLFEVGEGGNGAQVILEHNVMLPQGIQGYGTVHHVAFRVEDRVVLEEWISHMQSIGFPTSGYVNRHFFESLYARVAPHILFEFATDGPGFMGDEPYETLGEKLSLPPFLEPKREQIEKLVRPIDTVRSTKEFVKE from the coding sequence ATGAATCAACTAAAAGGTATTCATCATGTAACGGCTATAACAAGTAGTGCTGAGAAAAATTATGAGTTCTTCACATATGTGTTAGGAATGCGTTTAGTTAAGAAAACAGTAAATCAAGATGATATCCAGACGTATCACTTATTTTTTGCTGATGATGTAGGAAGTGCGGGGACTGACATGACATTCTTTGACTTCCCAGGAATTCCAAAAGGAGTACACGGTACAAATGAAATTTCCAAAACATCATTTCGAGTCCCAACAGATGCTGCATTGGATTACTGGGTAAAACGTTTTGATCGCCTGGAAGTTAAGCATACAGGAATTAAAGAACAGTTTGGTAAAAAAACATTATCATTTGTAGACTTTGATGATCAACAATACCAATTAATTTCAGATGAACAAAATAAAGGAGTTGCCTCTGGTACACCATGGCAAAAAGGGCCGATTCCTTTAGATTATGCGATTACAGGACTAGGACCCATTTTTATCGTGGTAAATAATGTTGAACAAATGAAAGAGGTACTAGAAAGAGCACTTGGTTTTAAGGAAGTGTCACAGGAAGGATCATTTCACCTATTTGAAGTTGGTGAAGGAGGAAATGGAGCACAGGTCATTTTGGAGCACAATGTGATGCTTCCTCAAGGAATTCAAGGCTATGGTACTGTCCATCATGTTGCCTTCCGTGTTGAAGACCGCGTAGTGTTAGAAGAGTGGATTAGTCATATGCAAAGCATAGGTTTTCCAACTTCAGGCTATGTAAATCGTCACTTCTTCGAATCTCTATATGCAAGAGTTGCTCCTCATATACTATTTGAATTTGCGACAGATGGTCCAGGTTTTATGGGAGATGAACCTTATGAAACTCTAGGAGAAAAGCTATCATTACCTCCATTTCTAGAGCCAAAACGGGAACAAATTGAAAAGCTGGTTCGTCCAATTGATACCGTTCGTAGTACAAAGGAGTTCGTAAAGGAGTAG
- the cysI gene encoding assimilatory sulfite reductase (NADPH) hemoprotein subunit, with amino-acid sequence MANKILKAPEGPPSDVEDIKERSDFLRGTLKESMLEPLSSGISDDDNRLMKHHGSYLQDDRDLRNERQKQKLEPAYQFMLRVRLPGGVATPNQWLVMDDLAQKYGNGTLKLTTRMTFQMHGILKWNMKKTIQGIHASLMDTIAACGDVNRNVMCVANPYQSNVHQEVYEWSKKLSDDLLPRTRAYHEIWLDEERVAGTPDTEELEPMYGPLYLPRKFKIGIAVPPSNDVDIFSQDLGYIAVVENDKLVGFNVAIGGGMGMSHGDKETYPQLAKVIGFIKPEQAYDVAEKIITIQRDYGNRSVRKNARFKYTVDRLGLENVKEELENRLGWSLEEAKPFTFDHNGDRYGWEKGVKGKWNFTLFIEGGRVTDYDDYKLMTGIREIAKIHTGDFRLTANQNLIIGNVSSQKKKKISELIEKYGLTDGKHYSALRRSALACVALPTCGLAMAEAERYLPKLIDKIDEIVDQNGLKDKEITIRMTGCPNGCARHALGEIGFIGKAPGKYNMYLGAAHDGSRLSKMYRENIGEEEILKELNTIIPRYAKEREENEHFGDFVIRAGIIGETTDGTNFHD; translated from the coding sequence ATGGCGAACAAAATATTAAAAGCACCAGAAGGCCCACCAAGTGATGTTGAAGACATTAAAGAAAGAAGTGACTTTTTGCGTGGGACGCTTAAAGAATCTATGCTTGAGCCATTAAGCTCAGGTATTTCAGATGATGATAACCGCTTAATGAAACACCACGGAAGCTATTTACAAGATGACCGTGATCTTCGAAATGAGCGTCAAAAACAAAAATTAGAGCCAGCTTATCAATTTATGCTACGTGTTCGTTTACCAGGTGGTGTTGCCACACCAAACCAGTGGCTTGTTATGGATGACCTTGCCCAAAAATACGGAAACGGTACGTTAAAGCTAACAACTCGTATGACGTTCCAAATGCACGGAATTCTAAAATGGAACATGAAGAAAACGATTCAAGGTATTCATGCTTCATTAATGGATACGATCGCTGCATGTGGAGACGTTAACCGTAATGTAATGTGTGTGGCAAATCCGTATCAATCGAACGTGCATCAAGAAGTGTATGAATGGTCGAAAAAACTAAGTGATGATTTATTACCACGTACAAGAGCTTATCATGAAATATGGCTTGATGAAGAAAGAGTAGCTGGTACACCTGATACAGAAGAGCTTGAGCCAATGTACGGTCCGCTTTACCTACCACGTAAATTTAAGATTGGTATTGCCGTTCCGCCTTCAAACGATGTTGATATTTTCTCTCAAGACTTAGGTTATATTGCCGTTGTTGAGAACGACAAGCTTGTTGGTTTTAACGTAGCAATTGGCGGTGGTATGGGTATGAGTCATGGTGATAAAGAAACATATCCACAGCTTGCGAAAGTTATTGGTTTCATTAAACCAGAACAGGCTTATGATGTAGCAGAAAAAATCATTACAATTCAACGTGACTATGGAAATCGTTCTGTACGTAAAAATGCACGTTTCAAATATACGGTCGATCGCCTAGGGCTTGAAAACGTAAAAGAAGAGTTAGAAAATCGTCTTGGCTGGAGCTTAGAAGAAGCGAAGCCATTCACTTTCGATCATAACGGAGATCGTTATGGTTGGGAAAAAGGTGTGAAAGGAAAATGGAACTTCACACTATTTATTGAAGGTGGACGTGTAACAGACTATGACGACTACAAGCTTATGACAGGTATCAGAGAAATTGCTAAAATTCACACAGGTGACTTCCGTTTAACAGCAAACCAAAACCTGATCATTGGAAATGTATCAAGTCAGAAAAAGAAAAAAATCAGTGAACTTATTGAAAAATACGGTTTAACAGATGGTAAGCATTATTCTGCATTACGTCGTAGTGCATTAGCATGTGTTGCTTTACCAACATGTGGTTTAGCAATGGCTGAAGCAGAACGTTACTTACCAAAATTAATTGATAAAATCGATGAGATCGTGGATCAAAACGGTCTAAAAGATAAAGAAATCACCATTCGTATGACAGGCTGTCCAAATGGATGTGCCCGCCACGCATTAGGTGAAATCGGCTTTATCGGTAAGGCACCTGGTAAATACAATATGTATCTTGGTGCAGCACATGACGGAAGCCGTTTAAGCAAAATGTACCGTGAAAACATCGGTGAAGAAGAAATTCTAAAAGAGCTTAATACGATTATCCCTCGCTATGCGAAGGAACGTGAAGAAAATGAGCACTTTGGTGACTTTGTTATTCGCGCAGGTATTATCGGAGAAACAACAGACGGTACGAATTTCCACGATTAA
- a CDS encoding assimilatory sulfite reductase (NADPH) flavoprotein subunit — protein MQLQVMNSPFNQEQVELLNRLLPTLTESQKVWLSGYLAATQAGSANVTAAPEAPVVEAVVPVNVKPVSKDVTILFGSQTGNAQGLANKAGKELESRGYKVTVSSMSDFKPNSLKKVENLLIVVSTHGEGDPPDNAISFHEFLHGKRAPKLDELRFSVLSLGDSSYEFFCQTGKEFDQRLEDLGGTRLYPRIDCDLDFDEPAAEWIAGVLAGLDEAQAAGAEPVQAQEAAAPAPQALESAYSRTNPFKAEVLENLNLNGRGSNKETRHLELSLEGSGLTFEPGDALGVYPENDPELVNLILEAVKWDATEKVTVNNEEVTLKEALSSRVEIATLTKPVVEKAAQLNSNKDLQSLVSNRDSIKAYIDGRDLLDLIRDFGPWEVSAQEFAGVLRKMPVRLYSIASSLAANPDEVHLTIGAVRYETHGRHRKGVASTQVAERLQPGDTLPVYIQKNQNFRLPQNPDTPIIMVGPGTGVAPFRAFMQEREEIGAEGKSWMFFGDQHFVTDFLYQTEWQKWIKDGVLTRMDVAFSRDQEEKVYVQNRMQEHSKELFQWLEEGAVVYVCGDKNHMAKDVNNTLIDIIEKEGGLSREKAEAYLADMKQNKRYQRDVY, from the coding sequence TTGCAACTTCAGGTAATGAACAGTCCGTTTAATCAGGAGCAAGTAGAGCTCCTTAATCGTCTTCTGCCAACCTTGACGGAATCTCAAAAAGTCTGGTTGAGTGGGTATCTAGCTGCTACACAAGCTGGTTCTGCTAATGTTACGGCTGCTCCCGAAGCGCCGGTAGTAGAGGCTGTTGTTCCAGTAAATGTAAAGCCAGTATCTAAGGATGTTACGATTCTATTTGGTTCTCAAACTGGTAATGCCCAGGGTCTTGCAAATAAGGCAGGAAAAGAACTCGAGAGTCGTGGTTATAAAGTAACCGTTTCATCAATGAGTGATTTTAAACCAAATAGCTTAAAGAAGGTAGAGAATCTTCTTATTGTAGTAAGTACACATGGCGAGGGAGATCCGCCGGATAATGCGATTTCTTTCCATGAGTTCCTTCATGGTAAACGAGCTCCAAAGCTTGATGAACTTCGCTTTTCAGTTCTATCGCTTGGTGATAGCTCTTATGAGTTTTTCTGTCAAACAGGAAAAGAATTTGATCAACGTTTAGAAGATCTTGGTGGAACTCGTCTTTATCCACGTATCGATTGTGATTTAGACTTTGATGAGCCTGCAGCTGAGTGGATTGCAGGAGTTTTAGCTGGTCTTGATGAAGCACAAGCTGCGGGAGCAGAACCTGTTCAAGCGCAAGAAGCAGCTGCCCCTGCTCCTCAAGCTTTAGAATCAGCTTACTCAAGAACAAATCCATTTAAAGCAGAGGTTCTTGAAAACCTAAACCTAAATGGTCGCGGCTCTAATAAAGAAACGCGTCATCTTGAGTTGTCATTAGAAGGATCTGGCCTTACATTTGAGCCAGGTGATGCTCTAGGTGTTTACCCGGAAAATGATCCTGAACTTGTTAACCTTATTCTTGAAGCAGTAAAATGGGATGCAACTGAAAAAGTTACAGTGAATAATGAAGAAGTAACATTGAAAGAGGCATTAAGCTCAAGGGTTGAAATTGCCACGTTAACGAAACCAGTTGTTGAAAAAGCAGCACAGCTTAATTCTAATAAAGATTTACAATCACTTGTATCAAATAGGGATTCTATAAAAGCATATATTGATGGTCGTGACCTATTAGATTTAATTCGTGACTTTGGTCCATGGGAAGTTTCTGCACAGGAATTTGCTGGTGTTCTACGTAAAATGCCAGTTCGTCTATATTCTATTGCAAGTAGCTTAGCTGCAAATCCAGATGAAGTTCACTTAACAATTGGGGCTGTCCGTTATGAAACACATGGTCGTCATCGTAAAGGTGTGGCGTCAACCCAAGTGGCAGAACGCCTGCAACCTGGTGATACATTACCAGTGTATATTCAAAAGAATCAAAATTTTAGACTACCACAAAATCCTGATACACCGATTATTATGGTTGGACCTGGAACAGGTGTTGCACCATTTCGTGCATTTATGCAAGAGCGTGAAGAAATCGGTGCAGAAGGTAAATCATGGATGTTCTTCGGTGATCAACATTTTGTAACAGACTTTCTGTACCAAACAGAATGGCAAAAATGGATTAAAGACGGTGTGTTAACGAGAATGGATGTTGCTTTTTCACGTGATCAAGAAGAAAAAGTTTATGTACAGAATCGCATGCAAGAGCACAGCAAAGAGTTGTTCCAATGGCTTGAAGAAGGGGCTGTTGTGTACGTTTGCGGTGATAAAAATCATATGGCGAAAGATGTTAACAACACACTGATCGACATTATTGAAAAAGAAGGCGGATTAAGCCGTGAAAAAGCTGAGGCCTACCTTGCAGATATGAAACAAAATAAACGCTATCAACGCGATGTATATTGA
- a CDS encoding aldehyde dehydrogenase, whose amino-acid sequence MTQIKEQSLTAVEYTVRRQKEFFRNGQTKSKDFRVSMLKKLAEQIRKNEEKICLALKRDLNKSETEAYVTEIGFLLEEISFTLKHIDKWMKPEKVKTAKTHIGSKGFKVAEPYGVTLIIAPWNYPFQLQLAPLIGAIAAGNTAVLKPSELTPHTSTLLAEMIGDTFSSEYIAVLEGGVETTTYLLDQEFDYIFFTGSVPVGKVVMEAAAKRLIPITLELGGKSPCIVDETANVELAAKRIAFGKFINAGQTCIAPDYLFVHKKVKQEFLTELKKVIVDFYGDKPLENEEFTRIVNDRHFQRLKKYLSDGSLLFGGDSDEASLKIEPTLLEPESMTSGVMTDEIFGPIFPVLEYENIRTVIDFVTDRPKPLALYLFTTSEEMEKKVTESISFGGGCINDTLMHIATPYLPFGGVGESGMGTYHGESSFTAFSHYKSVLKQTNRFDFHFRYPNAKNGLKLMKRLMK is encoded by the coding sequence ATGACACAAATAAAGGAGCAATCACTTACTGCAGTCGAATATACTGTAAGAAGGCAAAAGGAGTTTTTTCGTAACGGACAAACAAAATCAAAAGATTTTCGAGTGAGTATGTTAAAGAAGCTTGCTGAACAAATTAGAAAAAACGAAGAGAAGATATGCCTCGCTCTCAAACGGGATTTAAATAAATCAGAAACAGAGGCTTATGTCACAGAGATCGGATTTCTTTTGGAGGAAATAAGTTTTACATTAAAACATATTGATAAATGGATGAAGCCGGAAAAAGTAAAAACTGCCAAAACACATATTGGCTCAAAGGGTTTCAAAGTGGCAGAACCATATGGAGTAACGCTTATTATTGCTCCATGGAATTATCCTTTTCAGCTGCAACTGGCTCCTTTAATTGGTGCAATTGCAGCAGGAAACACAGCTGTTTTAAAACCTTCTGAATTAACCCCGCACACTTCAACATTGCTTGCTGAGATGATAGGAGACACCTTTTCTTCTGAATACATAGCTGTACTTGAAGGCGGTGTTGAAACGACGACATATTTATTAGATCAAGAGTTTGATTATATCTTTTTTACAGGAAGTGTACCTGTTGGAAAAGTCGTAATGGAAGCAGCAGCTAAACGATTAATTCCAATTACACTTGAATTGGGTGGAAAAAGTCCTTGTATCGTAGATGAAACAGCAAATGTTGAATTGGCTGCAAAACGGATTGCCTTTGGTAAATTCATTAATGCAGGTCAAACCTGTATTGCTCCTGATTATTTATTTGTTCACAAGAAAGTAAAACAGGAATTCTTAACTGAGCTTAAGAAGGTTATTGTTGATTTTTATGGAGATAAACCATTAGAAAATGAGGAGTTTACAAGAATTGTGAATGATCGTCATTTTCAACGATTAAAGAAGTATTTGTCGGACGGTTCACTATTATTTGGAGGAGACTCTGACGAGGCAAGCTTGAAGATAGAGCCAACTTTGTTAGAACCGGAAAGTATGACTTCTGGCGTTATGACAGATGAAATCTTCGGACCAATCTTTCCTGTGCTTGAATATGAAAATATCCGAACCGTGATTGATTTTGTAACAGACCGTCCTAAGCCGTTAGCTTTGTATTTATTTACAACATCTGAAGAAATGGAGAAGAAAGTAACAGAATCTATTTCATTTGGTGGTGGATGTATTAACGATACACTTATGCATATTGCCACCCCGTATCTTCCTTTTGGAGGTGTCGGAGAAAGCGGTATGGGTACTTACCATGGTGAATCGAGCTTTACAGCATTTTCACATTATAAGAGTGTCCTCAAACAAACGAACCGCTTTGACTTCCATTTTAGATATCCTAATGCAAAAAATGGGTTGAAATTGATGAAGAGGTTAATGAAATAA
- a CDS encoding undecaprenyl-diphosphate phosphatase: protein MDILTLLKAVILGLVEGLTEFAPVSSTGHMIIVDDMWLQSEEFLGKYVANTFKIVIQLGSILAVVVVFKDRFIQMLGLERLSKKTTKFTEGTSRLKLTQVIVGLIPAGVLGVLFEDYIDEHLFSITTVLIGLVVGAVLMIAADLFGPKKAKIETVDQITYKQAFSVGLIQCLSLWPGFSRSGSTISGGVLLGMSHRAAADFTFIMAVPIMAGASAISLLKNWQYFTIEAMPFFIAGFISAFIFALLSIRFFLKLINKIKLMPFAIYRILLVIVIWIVYF, encoded by the coding sequence ATGGATATTCTTACACTCTTAAAGGCTGTTATACTGGGCTTAGTAGAAGGGTTAACTGAGTTTGCACCCGTTTCTTCAACAGGTCATATGATTATTGTCGATGATATGTGGTTACAATCAGAAGAATTTTTAGGTAAATATGTGGCAAATACGTTTAAAATTGTTATACAACTAGGCTCCATTTTAGCTGTAGTGGTGGTCTTTAAGGACCGCTTTATCCAAATGTTAGGTTTAGAAAGATTGAGCAAAAAAACAACTAAATTTACGGAAGGAACAAGTCGTTTAAAGCTTACTCAAGTCATTGTAGGCTTAATCCCGGCCGGTGTGCTAGGCGTTCTTTTCGAGGATTATATAGATGAACATTTATTTTCTATTACAACTGTGTTAATCGGTTTAGTTGTTGGTGCAGTCTTAATGATCGCAGCCGATCTTTTTGGTCCAAAGAAAGCAAAAATTGAGACAGTTGATCAAATTACTTATAAACAAGCATTTTCTGTTGGATTAATACAATGTCTTTCATTATGGCCTGGATTTTCCCGTTCAGGATCAACCATTTCAGGAGGAGTTCTACTCGGAATGAGCCACCGTGCTGCAGCTGATTTCACTTTTATTATGGCAGTACCAATCATGGCGGGAGCAAGTGCGATCTCTCTTTTGAAAAACTGGCAATATTTCACTATTGAGGCAATGCCGTTTTTTATTGCCGGATTTATAAGTGCCTTTATATTTGCACTTCTTTCCATTCGTTTTTTCCTAAAGCTCATTAATAAAATCAAACTTATGCCATTTGCGATTTATCGAATTTTATTAGTTATTGTGATATGGATTGTATACTTTTAA
- a CDS encoding IS256 family transposase, producing the protein MTQLQFNLDLEVLKDSVLNSDIDAVVKSAIVLVLNEFMEKERDDYLHAASYERSAARRDYRNGYYERELIMSIGKIQLKVPRTRDGEFSTTVFEKYARCDQALVISMLEMVINGVSTRKVTQIVEQLCGKSVSKSFVSSLTLKLDPIVNDWAKRPLNVKYYPYLFVDAMYIKVREHHKVVSKAVYIATAITDKGQREILGLSIDHAENYESWSRFLQQLKSRGLQSPKLVISDAHQGLQKAIQREFLGTSWQRCNVHFKRNIIEKLPKKDSADIRMMIKRVFEAITVEDIRTFKNELMTQFGNNPKYEKALTIFDEGFEDTIQYMNHPVNMRPHIRSTNSLERLNQEVRRRERVIRIFPNTQSAFRLVGAVLMEYQESVYSTKSIRRC; encoded by the coding sequence ATGACCCAGTTACAGTTTAACCTAGATTTGGAAGTTTTAAAAGATTCTGTATTAAATTCTGATATTGATGCAGTAGTTAAATCAGCAATTGTTTTGGTCTTAAATGAGTTTATGGAAAAAGAGAGAGATGATTATCTACATGCTGCTTCTTATGAACGCTCTGCAGCCCGTCGTGACTATCGCAACGGCTACTATGAACGTGAATTAATTATGAGTATCGGCAAGATACAACTCAAGGTGCCGAGAACTCGTGATGGTGAGTTTTCGACTACAGTTTTTGAAAAATATGCTAGATGTGATCAAGCTTTAGTGATCTCCATGTTGGAAATGGTTATTAATGGGGTCTCAACACGCAAGGTAACACAAATAGTTGAACAGCTATGTGGTAAATCTGTCTCAAAATCGTTTGTTTCTTCATTGACCTTGAAATTAGATCCAATCGTAAATGATTGGGCAAAGCGTCCTTTAAACGTCAAATATTATCCCTATCTTTTTGTAGATGCCATGTATATCAAAGTGAGAGAACACCATAAGGTGGTCTCAAAGGCTGTTTATATTGCCACAGCTATTACAGATAAGGGCCAGCGTGAAATACTTGGTCTAAGTATTGATCATGCAGAGAATTACGAGAGTTGGAGTCGCTTCCTTCAACAGCTAAAATCACGAGGACTTCAGTCTCCGAAACTAGTGATATCAGATGCTCACCAAGGCTTACAAAAAGCCATACAACGTGAATTTTTAGGTACTAGCTGGCAAAGGTGTAATGTTCATTTTAAAAGGAACATTATTGAAAAGTTGCCCAAAAAGGATTCAGCTGATATTCGTATGATGATCAAGCGTGTGTTTGAGGCAATCACTGTTGAAGATATCAGAACCTTTAAGAATGAACTGATGACTCAATTTGGAAATAATCCAAAGTACGAAAAGGCTCTTACTATTTTCGATGAAGGGTTCGAAGATACCATTCAATATATGAATCATCCAGTGAATATGCGCCCTCATATACGAAGTACGAACTCTCTTGAACGATTAAATCAAGAAGTACGAAGAAGAGAAAGAGTTATTCGTATCTTCCCAAACACACAATCTGCTTTTCGTTTAGTAGGAGCTGTTTTAATGGAATACCAAGAATCTGTTTACTCTACAAAATCTATAAGAAGATGCTAA
- a CDS encoding MFS transporter, which produces MLFIIITFTYWFSLYIYVPVFVSYLDFLGGTYTLVGFIVGSYGIMQILLRLPVGIISDRLQIRKPFVIIGLITGVISCFGFALTESLGFALLARFVSGVTASMWVAFTVLYASYFKQEDTTKAMGNVQFITVSSQLISMGLSGYLVSHWGWKAPFWLGGVIGTIGILLALRVREISGEKNAKKIEKHELTEVFREKIVLKAAILSAIAHAVLFITMFGFTPDYALTIGAESKTLLFLVFSFMVPHAIAPIVTGRYLVARFQKWTILMIGFFGTFIFSAIIPFISSLPILYVTQALNGFAQGMTIPLLMGMAIQTIPNNKRATAMGLFQAIYALGIFLGPFIAGLFSHEGTYVSVFLTAGGAGFIGVILSVKWGFMKTTVQGERAQSL; this is translated from the coding sequence ATGTTATTTATTATCATTACCTTTACCTATTGGTTCTCTCTCTATATTTATGTTCCTGTGTTTGTATCATATTTGGATTTCTTAGGTGGGACTTATACATTAGTAGGATTTATCGTTGGTAGTTATGGGATTATGCAAATTTTACTACGTCTTCCGGTAGGGATTATTTCAGATCGACTACAAATTCGTAAACCGTTTGTCATCATTGGACTCATTACAGGGGTTATTAGCTGCTTTGGTTTTGCTTTAACTGAAAGCCTTGGATTTGCGTTATTAGCCAGATTTGTTTCAGGAGTAACTGCTTCGATGTGGGTGGCGTTTACCGTATTATATGCCAGTTATTTTAAACAAGAAGACACAACAAAGGCAATGGGGAATGTCCAGTTTATAACGGTATCATCTCAGCTTATTAGTATGGGCTTAAGTGGCTACCTTGTTAGTCATTGGGGCTGGAAGGCGCCTTTTTGGTTAGGTGGGGTTATTGGTACCATCGGAATTCTTCTAGCTTTACGAGTGAGAGAGATAAGCGGTGAAAAGAATGCTAAGAAGATTGAAAAACACGAATTAACCGAAGTTTTTAGAGAAAAGATTGTGTTAAAAGCAGCCATTTTATCCGCAATTGCTCATGCAGTCTTATTTATTACGATGTTTGGTTTTACCCCTGATTATGCTCTAACAATAGGTGCCGAAAGTAAAACATTGCTTTTTCTTGTATTTAGTTTCATGGTACCACATGCTATTGCACCGATTGTGACAGGTAGATATTTGGTTGCTCGTTTTCAAAAATGGACAATACTAATGATAGGCTTTTTTGGAACATTTATATTTTCCGCTATAATACCATTTATCAGCAGTCTACCTATTCTATATGTTACTCAAGCTTTAAATGGATTTGCACAAGGAATGACGATACCATTATTAATGGGCATGGCCATTCAAACGATTCCAAACAATAAACGTGCAACAGCAATGGGTCTCTTTCAAGCAATTTATGCGTTAGGTATTTTTCTTGGACCATTTATTGCGGGTCTTTTTAGTCACGAAGGTACTTATGTTTCAGTGTTTTTAACGGCTGGTGGAGCTGGATTCATAGGGGTGATCTTATCAGTGAAGTGGGGATTTATGAAAACTACGGTGCAAGGCGAGCGGGCACAATCACTGTAA